One genomic window of Metopolophium dirhodum isolate CAU chromosome 4, ASM1992520v1, whole genome shotgun sequence includes the following:
- the LOC132943111 gene encoding DNA replication complex GINS protein PSF3: MYRNIKPHYFSIDAIMAAQEKIQCSFIKKVECVDFLDSINPEKDDEESDPKIELPLWMIQVFLAGKSIQFDMPKAYNEIYRDVLTADSNVVDLFKLCKHFYLFGKFISQLEHREAYEVRRTLIQTFIDRFKQTMDWAQNIDDNLPCFNRLDCLERLIFNDARVAQQHLNTYLTEGSGQMEIAAMILNYRKRKMHESRVLE, from the exons ATGTACAGAAATATTAAACCACATTACTTCTCAATCGACGCCATAATGGCTGCTCAAGAAAAAATTCAatgttcatttattaaaaaagttgaaTGTGTTG attttttagattcGATTAACCCTGAAAAAGACGACGAAGAATCAGATCCAAAAATTGAACTTCCCTTGTGGATGATTCAAGTGTTTTTAGCAGGAAAATCAATTCAATTTGATATGCCCAAGGCATATAACGAAATttacag ggATGTTTTAACGGCCGATTCGAACGtagttgatttatttaaattgtgtaagcatttctatttatttggaaaatttatatCTCAGTTAGAACATCGAGAAGCATATGAAGTCCGAAGAACACTAATTCAA ACATTCATCGACAGATTTAAACAGACAATGGATTGGGCACAAAATATAGATGATAATCTGCCATGCTTTAATAGACTTGACTGTCTTGAGAGGTTGATATTTAATGATGCTCGAGTAGCGCAGcaacatttaaatacttatttaaccGAAGGATCAGGTCAAATGGAAATTGCTGCCATGATATTGAATTACAGAAAACGAAAAATGCATGAGAGTCGTGtactagaataa